From a single Drosophila simulans strain w501 unplaced genomic scaffold, Prin_Dsim_3.1 Segkk90_quiver_pilon, whole genome shotgun sequence genomic region:
- the LOC123327466 gene encoding uncharacterized protein LOC123327466 gives MSPQTVLMSQFKPQAHPREVIFMSLPSAINSNIGTVRKIADGADEVIRGLRALNCEERDPWLIFILLSKLDSDTRQAWAQCAESEEKGVTINRFLKFLTSRCDTLEAFELTRSTQARRAATTHHADTHPRREEPKCTSCQQNHQLFKCPQFIALDIASRRDFLKSRKLCFNCLSPAHMVGNCTSRHTCRICRRKHHTLVHGSSQPIQNGNNIDTASVDSRDRPAVSHAGSTIGHNQPLAREGHRLGSETPAENNFTHHTLENIPAAGSQTLLPTILADVIDAWGNTTTCRLLLDTGSTITLASESFVQRIGVRRTHARISILGLAANSAGVTRGRAHIKLRSRHSGQTVELVSFILTSLTSSLPAQVIDTSSSTWRQICELPLADPTFCTPGAIDVIVGSDQLWSLYTGDRKHFGNDFPIALNTVFGWILAGSYSAFDDHPTSAVTHHADLDTMVRSFMEMDSIQPNQALLDASDPTERHFAATHKRSTDGVYVVEYPFKEKAPPIDSTLPQAINRFFSLERKFRRYPELKQQYEAFLDDYLQRGHMEQLTSAQVEESPDTCFYLPHHAVIKLDSLTTKCRVVFDGSGKDSSGVSLNDRLHIGPPIQRDLFGVCLRFRQHQYVLCADVEKMFRGIKVFKPHTNFQRIVWRTTENEPLLHFRLLTVTYGLAPSPFLAVRVLKQLADDHGHEYPAAAHALLHDAYVDDIPTGANTFEELMILKDELIALLDKGKFKLRKWSSNSWRLLKSLPEEDRCFEPIQLLNKSAADSPVKVLGIQWNPGKDVLYLNLKGCDATISPTKRELLSQLSRIYDPLGLVAPVTVLLKLIFQESWTSVLQWDDPIPESLRTRWRALVEDLPALTQCQVPRYIASPFRDVQLHGFADASSHAYGAVVYARVAVGCSFQVTLVAAKTRVAPIKPVSIPRLELNAALLLSRLLSIVKTSLTIPLFSTSCWTDSEIVLHWLSAPPRRWNTYVCNRTSEILSDFPRSCWNHVRTEDNPADCASRGLHPSKLLEHRLWWKGPSWLATPTSEWPPSTSKFSVSSSFDVNTEERAIKPTTLHNFPDESIHEFLIHKFSTWTRLIRVSSYCHRFIHTLRSHHRNSAPFLTSEELLDAQRRLIRHVQQKSFAREYEQLENRRQLNAKSHLIRFSPFLDDYGVMRVGGRIEQSTLNYNAKHPILIPKDTPLAGLLVRHFHVSYLHTGVDATFTNLRQQYWILGARNLVRKAVFQCKSCFLQRKGTSNQIMGELPIPRVQASRCFQHTGLDYAGPIAIKESKGRTPRIGKAWFSIFVCLTTKALHIEVVSELTTQAFIAAFQRFIARRAKPTDLYSDNGTTFNGGKQTLDDMRRLAIQQAKDEELAGFFANEGISWHFIPPSAPHFGGMWEAGVRSIKLHMKRILGSKALTFEELSTVLTQIEAILNSRPLCPTGDNSLDPLTPAHFLTGSPYTALPEPCRLDMQVNRLERWNQLQAMVQGFWKRWHMEYLTSLHERTKWHLETENLKIDTLVVLKEPNLPPSKWILGRITAVHAGIDNKVRVVTVKTAHGLYKRPIAKIAVLPLC, from the exons ATGTCACCTCAAACAGTATTGATGTCACAGTTCAAGCCGCAGGCACATCCCAGAGAAGTCAT TTTCATGAGCCTTCCGAGtgctataaattcaaatatcggCACAGTGCGGAAAATTGCCGATGGTGCAGACGAAGTTATTCGTGGTCTACGAGCTCTTAATTGCGAAGAGAGGGATCCCtggctaattttcattttactttcaaaattagATAGCGATACCCGCCAAGCCTGGGCTCAGTGCGCAGAATCCGAGGAAAAAGGTGTGACCATCAACCGATTCTTGAAATTTCTCACATCACGCTGCGATACGTTGGAGGCTTTTGAATTAACTCGATCAACCCAAGCTCGACGCGCAGCTACCACGCACCACGCAGACACGCATCCAAGACGGGAAGAGCCGAAGTGCACATCGTGCCAGCAGAATCACCAACTGTTTAAGTGTCCTCAATTCATCGCACTCGACATTGCATCTCGCCGAGACTTCCTCAAATCAAGAAAGCTCTGTTTCAATTGCCTCAGCCCGGCTCATATGGTGGGCAACTGTACATCGAGGCATACTTGTCGGATCTGCCGCCGCAAGCATCATACTTTGGTTCATGGCTCGTCGCAGCCaattcaaaatggcaacaacattgACACAGCAAGTGTTGACAGCCGCGATCGACCAGCAGTCTCACATGCGGGATCTACAATTGGCCACAATCAACCGCTAGCTCGAGAAGGTCATCGCTTGGGAAGCGAGACTCCCGCGGAAAACAACTTTACGCATCATACTCTGGAGAATATTCCGGCGGCTGGTTCTCAGACTCTGTTGCCAACCATCCTTGCTGACGTCATCGACGCCTGGGGAAACACTACAACCTGCAGGCTGCTCCTGGACACTGGATCTACAATAACCTTGGCATCGGAATCATTTGTTCAGCGAATAGGCGTGCGTCGAACGCACGCACGGATTTCTATTCTCGGTCTCGCCGCCAACAGCGCGGGCGTTACCCGAGGACGCGCACATATCAAGCTGCGCTCTCGTCATTCGGGCCAAACTGTCGAATTGGTCTCGTTCATTCTCACCTCGCTGACGTCATCACTTCCTGCCCAAGTTATTGACACCTCATCCTCTACGTGGAGGCAAATCTGCGAGCTTCCTTTGGCAGACCCAACGTTCTGCACACCTGGAGCAATCGATGTCATTGTTGGATCGGATCAACTTTGGTCTCTATACACAGGAGATCGGAAACACTTTGGTAACGACTTTCCTATCGCTCTCAATACTGTATTTGGTTGGATTCTTGCAGGCTCTTACTCTGCATTCGATGATCACCCTACTTCTGCGGTTACTCATCACGCGGACCTAGACACGATGGTTCGTTCATTCATGGAGATGGACAGCATTCAGCCTAACCAGGCTCTCCTGGACGCCAGCGATCCCACAGAGCGTCATTTTGCTGCCACACACAAGCGCTCGACGGACGGGGTGTACGTCGTCGAGTATCCCTTCAAGGAGAAGGCACCGCCTATTGATTCGACCTTGCCACAGGCCATCAATCGCTTCTTCTCGCTGGAACGCAAATTTCGTCGGTATCCAGAATTGAAGCAGCAGTACGAAGCTTTCCTGGACGACTACTTGCAACGTGGACATATGGAACAACTGACCTCGGCTCAGGTTGAAGAGTCCCCAGACACCTGCTTCTATTTGCCGCACCACGCTGTCATCAAACTGGACAGTCTGACTACCAAATGTCGTGTAGTTTTTGATGGATCAGGAAAGGACAGCTCTGGAGTATCGCTCAATGACAGACTACATATTGGTCCACCGATTCAACGCGATCTTTTTGGCGTTTGTCTACGCTTCCGGCAGCACCAATATGTTTTATGTGCAGATGTCGAAAAGATGTTTCGaggcattaaagtctttaagcCACACACCAATTTTCAGCGCATTGTTTGGCGCACGACTGAGAATGAACCTCTGCTTCAttttcgcctgctgacggTTACCTACGGATTGGCACCGTCACCATTTCTGGCTGTTCGAGTTCTAAAGCAACTTGCCGACGATCATGGCCATGAATACCCTGCAGCAGCTCACGCTCTTCTGCACGATGCCTATGTGGACGATATCCCTACAGGCGCCAACACATTCGAGGAGCTTATGATTCTCAAGGACGAGCTTATAGCCCTCTTGGATAAGGGAAAATTCAAGCTACGCAAATGGAGCTCTAATAGTTGGCGTCTTCTGAAATCATTACCAGAGGAAGATAGATGTTTTGAACCTATCCAGCTCCTCAACAAATCAGCTGCGGATTCACCTGTCAAAGTTCTTGGTATCCAATGGAACCCTGGGAAGGACGTCCTGTATCTCAACCTAAAGGGATGCGATGCGACCATTTCTCCGACGAAAAGGGAACTCTTGTCTCAGCTATCAAGAATTTATGATCCGCTTGGACTGGTAGCGCCGGTCACAGTTCTACTCAAGCTAATCTTCCAAGAAAGCTGGACAAGTGTCCTGCAGTGGGACGACCCCATACCTGAAAGTCTACGTACGCGCTGGAGAGCCTTAGTAGAGGATTTGCCAGCACTTACGCAATGCCAAGTACCACGGTATATTGCGTCACCATTTCGAGATGTTCAACTACACGGATTCGCCGACGCATCCTCGCACGCCTACGGTGCGGTAGTttacgctcgagttgcagttggATGCAGCTTTCAAGTAACTCTGGTTGCCGCCAAAACACGGGTGGCCCCGATCAAGCCCGTATCAATTCCACGTTTGGAGCTAAACGCTGCGTTACTTCTATCTCGATTGCTTTCTATTGTCAAAACATCACTAACAATTCCTCTTTTCAGCacgagctgctggacagattcagAAATTGTGCTACATTGGCTTTCAGCTCCCCCTCGACGGTGGAACACCTACGTCTGCAACCGAACTTCTGAGATATTGAGCGACTTTCCCCGTAGCTGCTGGAACCATGTTCGCACGGAAGACAATCCTGCAGATTGTGCTTCCCGAGGACTTCATCCGTCAAAGCTTCTGGAGCATCGACtgtggtggaaaggtccgtcctggctggccacacccacctcTGAGTGGCCACCTTCTACAAGCAAGTTCAGCGTATCTTCAAGTTTCGATGTCAACACCGAAGAACGAGCCATAAAGCCCACGACTCTACATAACTTTcctgatgaaagtatacacGAGTTCCTCATCCACAAATTCTCAACCTGGACGCGTCTTATAAGGGTATCTAGCTACTGTCATCGCTTTATTCACACTCTTCGATCCCATCATAGGAATTCGGCACCATTCCTTACGTCTGAAGAGTTGCTGGACGCACAGCGCCGACTTATTCGacatgtgcaacaaaaatccTTTGCCAGAGAATATGAGCAGCTAGAGAATCGACGCCAGCTTAACGCTAAATCGCATCTTATCCGGTTTTCTCCGTTTCTGGATGATTATGGAGTAATGCGAGTCGGTGGGAGAATCGAGCAATCTACACTCAACTATAACGCCAAGCACCCGATTCTGATACCTAAAGATACTCCACTAGCTGGACTCCTGGTTCGACATTTTCATGTCTCCTATCTGCACACTGGAGTTGATGCAACGTTCACCAATCTTCGTCAGCAGTACTGGATTCTGGGAGCCCGCAATCTCGTCAGAAAGGCAGTCTTCCAATGCAAATCCTGTTTTCTTCAACGAAAGGGCACAAGCAACCAGATCATGGGAGAGCTACCAATTCCTCGAGTTCAAGCTAGCCGCTGCTTTCAACACACAGGGCTGGACTACGCTGGACCGATCGCAATCAAGGAATCAAAGGGAAGAACTCCACGCATCGGAAAGGCatggttttctattttcgtgTGCCTCACTACAAAGGCACTTCACATCGAGGTTGTTAGTGAGCTAACTACACAGGCTTTCATCGCAGCCTTTCAACGATTCATTGCCCGCCGAGCGAAGCCTACTGACCTGTATTCGGATAATGGAACAACATTTAATGGAGGCAAGCAAACTTTGGATGACATGAGACGTCTGGCCATTCAACAAGCCAAAGATGAGGAATTAGCAGGATTCTTTGCCAATGAAGGGATTTCTTGGCACTTTATACCCCCGTCTGCTCCACATTTTGGAGGGAtgtgggaagctggagttcgCTCAATTAAACTCCATATGAAACGAATACTTGGATCAAAGGCTTTAACGTTTGAGGAGCTCTCTACTGTCCTGACCCAAATTGAAGCTATCCTGAATTCACGCCCGCTGTGCCCAACTGGGGATAATTCTTTGGATCCACTGACGCCTGCTCATTTTTTGACTGGATCTCCGTATACTGCATTGCCTGAACCCTGTCGTCTGGATATGCAAGTCAATCGATTGGAGAGGTGGAATCAGCTGCAAGCCATGGTTCAAGGCTTTTGGAAAAGGTGGCATATGGAATACCTGACATCTCTTCATGAGCGGACAAAGTGGCATCTGGAAACCGAGAATCTGAAGATCGACACACTGGTAGTACTCAAGGAGCCCAATCT